A genomic window from Acidobacteriota bacterium includes:
- a CDS encoding CopG family transcriptional regulator, giving the protein MRTTFDLDLDVLLAVKEIAGARRSTVGKVLSELARKALQPAESPAVRNGVPVLPRRPATAPRPTMALVNALRDGD; this is encoded by the coding sequence GTGCGTACGACCTTCGACCTCGATCTCGACGTTCTCCTGGCTGTGAAGGAGATTGCCGGTGCCCGGCGCAGCACCGTCGGCAAGGTGCTGTCGGAACTCGCGCGCAAGGCACTGCAGCCGGCCGAATCGCCTGCCGTACGGAACGGCGTGCCCGTGCTGCCGCGCCGGCCGGCCACGGCCCCGCGGCCGACGATGGCGCTGGTCAACGCGCTGCGGGACGGCGACTGA